Proteins found in one Miscanthus floridulus cultivar M001 chromosome 4, ASM1932011v1, whole genome shotgun sequence genomic segment:
- the LOC136548211 gene encoding putative UDP-rhamnose:rhamnosyltransferase 1 has protein sequence MAPLDKCFLAKEYGVLYTWAWAPIPRGPSAVAPPAHPLGPALHIVVFPWLAFGHIIPFLELSEQLAKRGHFVTFVSAPRNLAKLRPVAADVRPRIRLVPLPLPLVDGLQDGAESTADVPPEKVELPKIAFDDLAAPFASFLAEACADGEAREGHSKQCRP, from the exons ATGGCCCCTctcgacaaatgtttcttag CTAAAGAATATGGAGTATTATATACTTGGGCTTGGGCCCCCATCCCGCgagggccctcggccgtcgcacctcctgcccaccccttagggccggcactgcACATCGTGGTGTTCCCATGGCTCGCCTTCGGCCACATCATCCCCTTCCTCGAGCTCTCCGAGCAGCTCGCCAAGCGCGGCCACTTCGTCACCTTCGTCAGTGCCCCGAGGAACCTCGCCAAGCTGAGGCCTGTCGCCGCCGACGTTAGGCCGCGCATCCGGCTCGTGCCACTGCCCCTGCCGCTCGTGGATGGCCTCCAGGACGGCGCCGAGTCAACGGCCGACGTCCCGCCGGAGAAGGTCGAGCTCCCTAAGATCGCCTTCGACGACCTTGCCGCCCCCTTCGCCTCCTTCCTCGCCGAGGCTTGCGCCGACGGGGAGGCCAGAGAAGGGCACTCCAagcagtgccggccctaa